The sequence GAAGACCTGGCCGCGCTTCCCCGGGACCTGGTTCAGCCCATGCTGGAGGCCCTGGCCGAGGGCGACATAACCCGGCTGTTGGAGCTGATCCGTCAGGTGGAGCCCCTGGACAGGGACGCGGCCCAGGGGTTGAAGGCCCTGGCCGACCGTTACGACTACTCAACGCTGGAGAAATTGCTTAACAATGGAGGAAATGACAATGGATGATCAGGAACTTACCGCAACCATTATGGTGGTGGACGACACCCCGGAAAATCTCAATCTTCTCAGGGACATGCTTCAGGAGAGGGGCTATAGGGTGCTGGCCTTCCCCAACGGCCGGATGGCCCTGAATGCCGCGGCCAGGAATCTCCCGGATATAATCCTGCTGGACATCATGATGCCGGAGATGGACGGCTTCGAGGTCGCAAGACGCCTCAAGGCCGATGAGGCCCTGCAAGAGATCCCCATACTGTTCATCAGCGCCCTGGGGGAAACCGAGGACAAGGTCAAGGCCTTTGCCGAAGGGGGGGGTGGATTACGTGATCAAGCCCTTCCGGTTCGAGGAGGTCCATGCCCGGGTGGAAACACACCTGCGCCTGCGCAAAATGAGTCTCGAACTGGAGAGGCACAACCTGCACCTGGAAGAGTTGGTGCGAGAAAAGGTCCGGCAAATCTCTGTCTCGCAACTGGCCACCATCCTGGCGGTCTCCAAGCTGGCGGAATACCGGGACGACGACACAGGGCAGCATATCGAGCGCACGCGCACTTTATGCAGGATCATCGCCGAGCAATTGGGGCATAATTCGCCTTATGAAAAGGATATCAACAACGACTATGTGGAAAACATCTTTCACGCCGCATCCCTGCACGATATCGGCAAGGTGGGCATATCCGACAGCATCCTCCTGAAACCCGGCAAGCTCAGTGCCGAGGAGTTCGAGCTCATGAAGACCCACACCGTGATCGGCGCAAATGCCCTGCAGGCCGCACACTGCACGGATCCGGACAACGCTTTTGTGAACATGGGACTCGCTGTCGCGCGCTCTCACCACGAAAAATGGGACGGCACCGGGTATCCCGACGGGCTGGCGGGAGAGGATATCCCCCTGGCCGGCCGCATCATGGCCCTGGCAGATGTCTATGACGCCCTTAGAAGTAAACGCCCCTACAAAGAACCATTTTCCCATGAAAAGAGCCGCGGGATCATCCTCGAAGGCACCGGGCGGCATTTCGACCCCA is a genomic window of Pseudomonadota bacterium containing:
- a CDS encoding HD domain-containing protein; translated protein: MIKPFRFEEVHARVETHLRLRKMSLELERHNLHLEELVREKVRQISVSQLATILAVSKLAEYRDDDTGQHIERTRTLCRIIAEQLGHNSPYEKDINNDYVENIFHAASLHDIGKVGISDSILLKPGKLSAEEFELMKTHTVIGANALQAAHCTDPDNAFVNMGLAVARSHHEKWDGTGYPDGLAGEDIPLAGRIMALADVYDALRSKRPYKEPFSHEKSRGIILEGTGRHFDPTVIEAFKAVESRFAEIYEQMSDAK